AAACagtgtcactgcttttaaattgtttttattgttttatatttgtgcatatgtattaattggttttatttttgtaaccaggttgtagtgtttttgcagatttctgcccaggtcccccttgaaaattagatccagatctcaacggggtttacctggttaaataaaaaaaataaaaaaaaataaaaaaaagagaaaactttaggcgcattttatttttttaaccaaaagtTTGTTGTGACTTTGTCTCTTGTAGATATTACCCAGTGAGTCTTACTAACaattttctatttattatttGCACATGTTGTTATCTGTTCAATTCGATTcaataagatttttttcaacCCAAAACTGAAAAAGGACGTTGTTGAAACTGTTATCATGTGAGTTTTGTCAACGAGTCGTCATACAGGTGTGGCTgtgggcaggaaggatctcctgcagGGGTTATAGGGTTGTTGCAgatctgactgaagacactgtgtGAAAGCTCTGGGTGACAGGCGGATGAGATTACTCTCTCTGCTACAGATGCTGTAAACACTGAAGCACCTAAAACCTCCTTAAGAAGCGCAGTCTGCTCTCTCCCTTTATGTAGAAAGCATTCATTGCTCCTACTTCAGTCCCGTTTCTTGTTCAGGTAATGATAGAAGTGTTGACTCTCACCAGTCTcatccacttcttctcccatgatggAAATAGTGTCTGACATATTCCCAAATTAATCCCATAAAATCTACgatcatctttctttttttcctcctttccattcaagatgagatgaccgttcacaccaCAAAAGCCAAAAGCGGTCCACCAGTTCTCAGTACCCACCTTCTTGGCCATCTCTTATAGACCTGACAAATGCAGATGACATGACTGACTTGTGCGAAAAGAAATGGTGAGAGTACAATGCCCTGCGGTGCTCCCATCTTCCTCAGCACCTGGTCAGAAAAATGACCCTTTggtctcacaaactgtggtctgcTTGTCAGGTAGTCAATCAATCCAAATCAATCCAGGCGATTGTTGACACCTCCACCTGTTTGTTCTTGAGTTTCTCACTTAGTAAATCAagctgaattgtgttaaatgccctggagaaatcaaagagcATGACCTTCACAGTGTTCCTACTGTTTTCTAGTCTTTTTCATCTAGTCTACGTACAAAAAATAGGGTAACTTTTTCAAGGGGTACTGAAAGTACATATATTTAGAATTGATAATCAACatagaaacatgtttaaatacCTTCTGTATTTATGTAAAGAGCAGTGTGTTAATGGTGGACTGTTCTTTGTAGCCCTTTTTATCCTCTGAACTTTGCCAACATGCGACtcataataataaagttttagTAGGATTTGTATTGATCACCAGCTAAACCAAGAGCCCAGTAACACTGATAATGAAAACAACTAAACAGATGTactcaaaaaatatttaaaaagaaaattaaaaatgaatacaTAGATTCAAATAACCCCACAACTTTTAAGCGGGTGCCTTAAACTATTACATCTCTAACTCACTGTAGCAGATAACTGTACTATAGGGCTAACATTTAGCATTAAAATAGAAACTATATATAAAATATGGTTTGAATGCCCTCCTATATAGAAGTGCTTCTTTGAACAAAGTTTGTGTTAGCCTCTGTTTTTATAAATCACAATACATTGTGTTGCTGCTTACTGTATAGTTGCTGTGGGTTTATGGTACGTTTCTATTGTGTCTGGATAGGAATCTATTTATCATCAGGATTAATCTGTTTTACTAGGTTTTGTCTTCAAGgtcaatttgtaaaaaaaaattgacatatttgctgtttttcgtTTGCATTTTGCAATTACTGTCTACGTCTTTTGGCACCTGTGCAGGTTGTAACGTTTTGCAGTTGTTTTACTGGCTTGTTAACCAGAAATAATAATTAGTGGTTTTGGTAAATGGCAGAGGGTAGATCAATGCACCGTGCTCTGATGATTGGTTGAGCCtgatatatttgtgtgtgtgcacattagTGATGCACAGCTTCTCACCTTTTCTGCTCgtgcagcagggagaacaacgAGCCTCCAGAGACGTACTGGGTGACGATGGCAAACTGACTGGGGTCGTCCAGACACGCCCCCACAAACTGAATGATGCAGGGGTGATTGAGGCGACACAGGATGGAAACCTCTCTGCAGAACATGTCCACATCAGACTTTGAGCAGTACGTGTTGGCTCTGTAGCtgttattaacaaaaaaataaataaataaaaataaaaatcaaacatcttCTAACTCTCTATTGGATCCAAAATCATTTCTTCTGTCTGGGTGAGGAGAAAAAATACCGTTTTATGGCGacaattttgtttctgcatttgcCTCTGTAGACTTTCCCAAAGGAGCCTGCGTGTGTAACGCACACGCTCATCAATAGCGTTATCAGATTTTCAAGCACATTAGCggacaggaaaaacaaagacgAATGGACCTACCCGAGCCGATAATTTCATTAAACTCCAGCTCAGACAGCTGAAGGTGGAAATGAGATGGAAGGCTGGCCCTGAGCACGAGCacttcagctttttctggaagaacaataaaaaaaaaaagtgtcgtTAACTCCAGGTGGAATTACTCAGGAAGTAAATCCTTAATTTAGATCCACTGTCCCAGTTAGACTACCTACaacatgatttatttcaacaaatcttaaactaaatattattgTAGCACACAAAGTGTATGTAGCCTTATTCTCCTTCTTATGGCAACAGTacagaaaacatttatatttatttgtgtggttatttggaaaaaaatatatttgcaataaattaatgtttggttttgttttaatgaaaaccTATTGCTTTATTTAGAAATGAAGACAAATTGATTTAAGTTGGTTTGATAATCAACAAAAAGCCTGATTTATATGTTCGGATCAGACAAACAGACAAACTGTGTGCAGTGCCCTGAGTCGACAGAGTTGTGGGGGAAATCTGCTGTGCTTTCACTCCACCTCACTACCTTTGGTCATGCTTTTGATTTTTCCCAGGGGAGATGGGACTGAAACATAGGAGccatctggggggggggggaaacagtGTGCGAAATCAGACATTTTGTTGGGAGATTATTTAGGATTTTGTTGCAATTGATCATCTGGTTATTTCTCACCCCCTCCTGGCTGGGAGTATTCATTGCACGGAGAATCATCTGGACGTTTATAGTGCTTAAGTAAGGTGACGATGGCATCGTGACCTGGCAAACATAAAGAGAAGACAAGAGCAGGCTTTTAGTTCGTCTATACAAACACATGTGCAGACAGGGCCTTGAAGATTGGATGAAGtctttgacttgcagcattcgcTCCTCCTGGACGAGCGTGGAGCGACGGTGGAGAGCTGCTTCCATTgggttgttgactttgcagcaatccctcatacggGCGGACTCGTTAGCTGATTTATGAACGCAACGGATTAcgctggatttttattttttagtatcAAATTAAAGGGGAATGAATACAAAGTCATGACACACTTAGAAAATTTCTGCTTGAAATTTTGAAAACCCTTTTTGTCcgcttcacagttatgcacagccaattgtttttgttattaattaaattttaattttttgtgcaTAATCTAGttaaggttatttattttactttattgtttgatatttcttttgagatgatgtgttggttatttagttttctttgcttctgGTTAGTTATGAGCAATTTGGGTGGATTAAGCGTATTAATAGGATGTCAGTGGTAGGACCAGCATGCATCTGGGTGGGCGTATGGTTTTTTTTACCAGCGCAAGAGAAGCACggaggaaaatgtttgtcaatttctgtttgcttgcttgcaaaagagaaataaaccacaaactaaaCGACTTTACCTGgaaaatggatttatttttgcctgcgTAAATTACTCGTCCAAGGTGCATCTGTGGcccttgtggatttttttggaGATGTCAAAGCTGGGCCACAACAACATTAAGTTCTAAATAAAATACGTTAAAGCTTGTGTCTGTGAATTTATGTCAATGCGAACGCTTTGTAAGGCATTTACAGGCTCACCTTTTTCATAAGCCCACATCAGGCACGTCTGCTCGTCTTTCTCCCCGCTGGACCTGCTGGGGTCACAGGCCACGAGGTTCATGTCGGCCCCGTTGTCCAGCAGAAACTGCACCAGGCGGATGTGGCCGTGGAAACAGGCACTGTGAAGGGCTGCATACGAGGATGAGACTTTGGATTTGGTTGCAGATGTGTAAAGAGGGGTCATGTCAGTTTTAAGGCAACTGAGCGGTCACCCGTATGGCCATCTCTGCCCTGGTGATTGATGCTCATGGCGTTCTGGCCCAGCAGGAACTTCACCATCTCTAGGTCTTTGCCGTAAGTGCACGCACTGCGACATTAGACGGAGAATTATTATCCCCTCTGAGCTGAACGGACAGCACATAACGCCGCCGTGCTCGTCTGTACCTGTGAAGCGGCGTCTCGCTGAATATGTTCTCCTTTAAAAGACTCTCCGTACCAGAAAGCTGCATCATCTCCTTCACCGCGCTAAATTTGCCGTTGTAGCAGGCCCTGAGGAAAAACACATCAAGTCAACGGCTGCAAGCGGGTAGATGACCGGGGTCCGTGGTGGGTTTATTTACAGGTGCAGTGGTGTGTCGCCGTAGATGTTGACGGAATGAGGCTGGACTTCGCTGTTCCCTTCCAGGAGAAAATGAACGATCTCGTGGTGGCCAAAGCGGGCGCAGAAGTGGAGAGGAGCGTGTTCTTCGTTGTCTCGGGCATTGACTGGTTTGAAAGAGAGCAAACAGTGGGAGACGCTGAGCAACTGTCCTTGCTTAAATGTTTTGGAAATGACTCCCAAGTGGCGACTGGAGAAGCAAATACGCTGGTTCAACCTGATTGTGCTGCACAGGATAAATGGTTTTTTTTTGACAGCTACCaaacaagttaaaaataaatcactcaGAATTTCTAAGCTTAATTAGCTTAAATGGGTCATCCTGATTCGGCTTTCCTGTTCTCACCGTTAGCTTTGCTCTCGTCTCCCACCAGCAGGTTGATGATCCCAAGAAAGCCTTTAGCTGCAGCCAGGTGCAGCGGCCGGTCACCCACCTCACCGCTTGCATCCACATCTGCCCCAAACTTCAGCAGAAGCTTTGCCACCTGGAAAACAAGAAGAATGCATGTCGGGAATAAggggagggattttttttttattttccagttcaggttttttttggaataatgtAAGTCATCATCAACCTGCTCATGACCGTAGTAGGAGGCGATGTGCAGCGGAGTGAAGAACACAGCATCCTGAACGTTGACGAAAGCGCCATGCTGCAGGAGTATGTCAGCAACCTGAATGAGGACAAGATAATCAGTCAAAATGAGTTTGTTCATAAAACAGATCGGACTTTTGATCATACCACCGTTAATCGGTAAACAGCAAGCAAGATGCTACAATCAATAAAAGCAGCGAGATTTGCTACTGCAACAGCACAATTATTCTTTCCAACTGATATAATATTGCAGAAATCAATacactttttcatgttttctaagAGATCCAAACATTAGAGCAAAGCCAGAGGAGTTTGGCTATATAGCCCATTTAAAAAGCATTGACAACACTAAAACCTTTTccattgtttctctttttccacTCAGCCCTCTTTACTCTGAATATCTAAATAAGATGTCATGTAAACCGTCAACCAACGGATGTTTGTTTGAGAACATCAGAGTATAAAAAGACTGAGTTACACCAGAGAAACTGCTCAGAGAGAGAGGGTTGTTCA
The Fundulus heteroclitus isolate FHET01 chromosome 9, MU-UCD_Fhet_4.1, whole genome shotgun sequence genome window above contains:
- the tnni3k gene encoding serine/threonine-protein kinase TNNI3K isoform X3 is translated as MGNYKSRPSQTCTGNKAHMRTLMLKGLRPSRLTRNGFTALHLAAYKDNAELVTELLHGGSDVQQVGYGALTALHVATLAGHQEVADILLQHGAFVNVQDAVFFTPLHIASYYGHEQVAKLLLKFGADVDASGEVGDRPLHLAAAKGFLGIINLLVGDESKANVNARDNEEHAPLHFCARFGHHEIVHFLLEGNSEVQPHSVNIYGDTPLHLACYNGKFSAVKEMMQLSGTESLLKENIFSETPLHSACTYGKDLEMVKFLLGQNAMSINHQGRDGHTALHSACFHGHIRLVQFLLDNGADMNLVACDPSRSSGEKDEQTCLMWAYEKGHDAIVTLLKHYKRPDDSPCNEYSQPGGDGSYVSVPSPLGKIKSMTKEKAEVLVLRASLPSHFHLQLSELEFNEIIGSGSFGKVYRGKCRNKIVAIKRYRANTYCSKSDVDMFCREVSILCRLNHPCIIQFVGACLDDPSQFAIVTQYVSGGSLFSLLHEQKRLIDLQSKLIIAIDVAKGMEYLHNLTQPIIHRDLNSHNILLYEDGHAVVADFGESRFLQSVDEDNLTKQPGNLRWMAPEVFTQCTRYSVKADMFSYALCLWELLTGEIPFAHLKPAAAAADMAYHHIRPPIGYSIPKPISALLMRGWNSQPEDRPEFSEVVSSLEECLSNVELMSPASSNSSGSLSPSSSSDCLLGRGGPGRSHVAALRSRFELEYALNTRAYAFWTQSERRRASGGLSLEEIRRNMQFSPIDRNGYVSDPMSTMRFCSSFSSGGSFEDNS
- the tnni3k gene encoding serine/threonine-protein kinase TNNI3K isoform X2, coding for MTFSVLSSKKKLKTGNKAHMRTLMLKGLRPSRLTRNGFTALHLAAYKDNAELVTELLHGGSDVQQVGYGALTALHVATLAGHQEVADILLQHGAFVNVQDAVFFTPLHIASYYGHEQVAKLLLKFGADVDASGEVGDRPLHLAAAKGFLGIINLLVGDESKANVNARDNEEHAPLHFCARFGHHEIVHFLLEGNSEVQPHSVNIYGDTPLHLACYNGKFSAVKEMMQLSGTESLLKENIFSETPLHSACTYGKDLEMVKFLLGQNAMSINHQGRDGHTALHSACFHGHIRLVQFLLDNGADMNLVACDPSRSSGEKDEQTCLMWAYEKGHDAIVTLLKHYKRPDDSPCNEYSQPGGDGSYVSVPSPLGKIKSMTKEKAEVLVLRASLPSHFHLQLSELEFNEIIGSGSFGKVYRGKCRNKIVAIKRYRANTYCSKSDVDMFCREVSILCRLNHPCIIQFVGACLDDPSQFAIVTQYVSGGSLFSLLHEQKRLIDLQSKLIIAIDVAKGMEYLHNLTQPIIHRDLNSHNILLYEDGHAVVADFGESRFLQSVDEDNLTKQPGNLRWMAPEVFTQCTRYSVKADMFSYALCLWELLTGEIPFAHLKPAAAAADMAYHHIRPPIGYSIPKPISALLMRGWNSQPEDRPEFSEVVSSLEECLSNVELMSPASSNSSGSLSPSSSSDCLLGRGGPGRSHVAALRSRFELEYALNTRAYAFWTQSERRRASGGLSLEEIRRNMQFSPIDRNGYVSDPMSTMRFCSSFSSGGSFEDNS